The Aedes aegypti strain LVP_AGWG chromosome 1, AaegL5.0 Primary Assembly, whole genome shotgun sequence sequence attaattgagagctatctttgccaaagttgccattttcgcattcgtatatcgagtggcaggtacgatgatactctatgcccaggaacgTCACGGAactcattacgaaaagatcctggaccgaccgggaatcgaacccagataccttcagcatgattttgctttgtagctgcggactctaaccactaggctaaggcaGGCCCCAATATATTTGCCATGAATATCTCGCACAAAAACGGGATAGACGATTTCCCAAAGGGATTCGTCCTTACGTCTGCTAACTTACTTAAAGGGTAGCTTTAACTACCCATCATCtgtattgcaacgattccatacttttGATGGGTAATGTATGTCGCACCGCAAAACTTTCAACGGGAATCGGAATGGGATTTATATTTCGGATTACGAGAAGACAACGTCGTGATTTCGTATTCAACCTTTAATTAAATAATTCACGCCAGCAATAGGACCGGTCCTTTGCGCTATCACTTGAGTTCTGACTACGAATTCAAAAGTAGAAAGGTTCAGAGTTCTACGTTATGGAAAGAGAGTGAGAGCGCAAAGGTCGGTATTTAGGGTTATTCAATAATACATCTCCACATgtatataaaaaaacataatctcATCACTCTCGATGTTTCACAACTGTAGAAGTTTTTGCCATACTTGGCGTTGGCATACTCCTGGCGTAAATTCCATTTAGCTTAGACCGTTTCTAAGAATATgtatttctaagaatatttgtttttttacatacaaaggtatcgaccgtgataattttattttgattttttttatcgcagtgtcattctcaaaacacacccaagccgttcccataggggacattagccacaaggaagtgacatttcaagtaatactgtttcatatggtatgccctcttcaacatctaatccaatttctctcgccgttcccttacggtaccgatccatctagtattcattgctttcttctccatgctccctcttacttcgagcaaaaatatgccgataaataaattcaaaataagaATATTTGTTATATCCGGTCTCATGACGTGTTCTGTGAGTGTACATGAAGTTCTTACGTTACTACAAACCTCCGAAAATTATGGAGGATTTTCCAGGGTGCCGATCCATTCGGGAAAAGTGTTAAAACCCCGAGAATTTCAAATGACCGGAACAAATACGGAAAATTATAGAATACACCGGGGAAAATATGTAATACAAAcacaaaaataattgtttacttcaatttttggaatttgcaCAACTGGCTGATAACTCGAACTTAGACTCATGACTAACTTTCGGTGGGATGCAAGAAAGATAGTTAACGGTTTCTAGTATTGAATGAGAGGTCCTTTGTGAATATTCTTTACAATATTTGTCGATTTATTGTGATTCCCTTTGTAGATTCCTGGCGGCAAGATATTTAGCAGACTCAAAGGATATCTTATCATTGAGATccttgaacaatttctagaagCGAACGTAGGGAACGTCCTTCAAGATTCTTGATGAGATACTTTTTAGCTTTGTATCAAGATCCATGGCAAATCCATTATTTGATCTTGGCAGGAATCATAACTGGAATCTAGGAGGTGTGATTAGCTGTTAAACTTTGCTTTTTTTGTGGACCATTGGTccaatagactggcccagcttagtatgggagaaaattaaagttgtataattccacggggcaccctccagAATAATTCCTTAGAGTTAgaagaagacttcctgaaagtttcagctcatttggtcgttccatgagctggcgcatttgaattgaagttaatataggattttcagctcaaacatatgggattCAGCGCATCATCTAATGTTTGGCTCAGGAGAatcgttgatcgcgttcaattgcatccagaatgtcaaaaacactacttgataccatagcaaacaatattgtagaaggttgtatgatgattaaaattgataaatttggtGTTTGAACTATTTGAAGCAGATTTGCTGAGCTCATGCTATATTGCTTTGTATTTCCTCAACATAgtcactaagcgcatcatagccacctatgacgctgggcgagctgctgcaCAAGGCGCATGCCTAtatgtgactgtacgggaggctgatctaagcctaactttcaataactgaaatgttaatgaaaaagagctcaaatctagatacaaccttctgcaattatgtttattagggtatcaactagtgtatttgtcattctgggctcaattgaacgcaaTAAACTAGTATGCGGAACGAAATAGTGACATTGGGTCAATTCTCAATATATTTGGAatgaatattccatacaaacttcaaattgaatgcgccagctggtggagcaaccaatcgagttgaaattttgtgagcgcttttttcttaccctaaggcacatatctagggggtgccccgttgagttttacaacatttttgttttagggccagtcTATTGGTCCAAACATAGATAGATATATCGCGTTGTTTTCTACTCGACTGAAAATAAATACTGGAagtagggttgtcatgtctattacggcttaaaccgctgttttgaaaatacctgaaggtcgtagacacacaagtcaatttggacaaattgagatgtaaaattgtgaaaaatagtaGAATAGTtatggtgggcttcgatcccatgactcccaatacgctaaaCTGGGTACGCATCCCccatgcaaaaacagaatcgggtgtaaatcgtttttttttggtCAGAACTCGGTCAAAATGTAAACCGTTATATTTTTAAACCCCtaagtattttaaaaatatcatcaaaattaATCCATAAATAGCTTAGAACAAATCCTTCgtatttgaacattttgcatgaaaaaaaaaaaaacaataaagttaCAAATGCTTTGATCAATTCTATACATTAATTCAAGATAATTCAAGAGGTCATCGcctggagtagtgtttgatcatcCGATTCTGTTGCTTGTTCCGACGGGGTGCGGGAGATGGAATAGAGCTTAGTGGCATTTGATCGCACGAACTCTCGCATACGCTCATCAtacaccgttttttttttcctcaacaAAACTTGTACACGCTTTTCAAAATAAAAgccaattttatttttgttactcAGATTCTTGGTGTTTTTTTCGGGACAGAGTGCATATTATTTTCCTCTGAGTTTCACAACCACATCTACACGAGGTCACCCACACCAATCAGCGTGGTAACCACTATAGTGATCATTCGTGTTCGGTTTCGTTTTGTACGGTTACGAAAATCTACAGGGGCGAAGGATGGAGTCAATAATCAGTCGGTCACTTGTTGGCCATGCGTAAAAgcatttttattttctatgtTCGTTCGGTTGTTACGTTTTGGACAGTATTTTGTTCCAAAACCGGTCTGTGCGTAttcctttttttcttttttacggGAAACAATTTTGTTCATACTGTGAATaaagcattcaaaagattatgggaagtatgcacttcaacagaaaaataaacacctctcgatgcgtgggaaactTCTTCctagaaatggtcaagaaaagcactttttcttcgatcgcagtatgcagttgaaaagaaatgttatttcaaatggaattcgCTGTGGAAAATTTCTTAGCCATTTCTTGcggagaaatttttacttttgttgagcgaaacagcatacttagctttaaactaaaaacaaataaatatcaaATGCTCTAGCTCCATTgccagcttttcaggcgaagTCGGAGGCCTCTTGTCAAGTAAATGCTACAGCATCATTTCCTTCCCCAATCACAAGTTACGGTAAAggtgggcgtggccgggaatatcGATAATCATGGTTTTGGTATTCTTGTTGCAGATTAGATCAAGGTTAACTCCCAaaccttgttcctgaaagcagtcttGATGAGACTAACAAAGATAAAACATGAATatagctagtatccaatctacgaagtataccgtaactgcCCTAACGCTATGTTCTTGACCTAGGGCAAAAAAAACTGAGTGTACAATCATCTCTACCTCTAATTAATCCAATATTTATGCAATCTAAACGgcattattaatatttttcaatacttggcagtaaacatcaataaatgtTATCATGGTGTCATCTGGTTTGAAATAGTATAAGAAGTAATAGGTATCCGggaaaaatcctgaaattaaaaaaagtgcTTTTGAATTAATTTGATGCGTTGCAGACTGCGGTTTTCCTCTCACTATACTCAAAAGTCTAGGGGTCTTAGTTTATCATTTTCACCATCTGTTCGTCGCAATCAGCCTTGTCAATGAGAACAATCGCATTGATTTTGTCCGCTTTAATATAGAACTTAAACTTGGTCAGGAGTAATAGGAAACCTTCTGAATATTCATAGGTCAAGAAGCATAGAATAGCACTTCGCCATCGACTTGTTCAGCTTGGCGTTTGATAGTATTTGTAACCATGAATTATGCGAGATTATAACTAGGTGCATAATATCCACGACAGGAAATTTGTCCTCTAATACGATGTATAACTATTTTGGTCCCTCTTCTTTTCCAGGTGATGTGGTCTTCGTTCAGGGAGCTGCCGCTACTCCGATCCACCTGCTGGACGCCATGACCAAGCATGGTAAGGAGAACAATCTTCGCGACATCACGGTGGTCCACATGCACACCGAAGGCCCTGCTTCGTACTGCGCTCCCGAGTGCAAGGACATCTTCCGTTCCAAGTCTCTCTTCATGGGTGGTAATGTGCGGGCTGCCGTTGCCGATGGCCGTGGTGATGCCGTGCCGATCTTCCTGCACGAAATCCCAATTCTGTTCCGGCGAAAGCTGATCCAGCCAGATGTGGCCTTCGTTTCGGTTTCGCCACCGGACAACCACGGTTACGCCACGTTGGGAACTAGTGTTGACTGCGTACGCGCTGCCCTGGAGAACTCCAAGGTTATTGTGGCTCAGGTCAACAAGCAGATGCCTCGTACGTTTGGGGACTCCATCATCCACGAATCGCACTTCGATGCTGCTGTGAATGTGGACATTCCTCTGCCAGAGCATGGTGGCAAGGGAATGAGCGAAACGGAAACCATGATCGGCAAGCTGATTGCCGAGAACTTGGTCGAAGATGGTGCCACTCTGCAGATGGGCATCGGTAACATTCCGGATGCTGTGCTGAACGCGCTGCACAACCACAAAGACCTCGGAATCCACTCGGAGATGTTCGCCggaggtgttgtggatctagtcaAGAAGGGCTGTGTCACCAACGATAAGAAAGCATACCACCGAGGACGCATCGTCGGATCTTTCCTGATCGGAACGAAGAAGCTGTACGACTTTGTTGACAACAATCCATTTATCGGTAAATTTCTAGCAATTTATAGCACGATTCCCCTCAATAAATGCCTTTTCATCCCTCAGAAATGCTCGAAATCAACTACGTCAACAACGTCGGTATTATTGCCCGCAACCCAAAGATGACCGCCATCAACTCTGCCATCGAAGTCGATCTTACCGGTCAGGTATGTGCCGACTCCATCGGAACGCGTATGTACTCCGGTTTCGGTGGTCAAGTAGACTTCATCCGTGGTGCCGCCGAAGGCTTCGACGGCAAGGGCAAACCGATTATTGCGCTTCCATCGATTACCAACAAGGGACAGAGCAAGATCGTGCCAACGCTCAAGCCAGGTAAGCATACGCTGAAATCGT is a genomic window containing:
- the LOC5578926 gene encoding uncharacterized protein LOC5578926; the encoded protein is MMSSLALRFAPRFGKSTAAAVASSSQQSLFNTYYTYSNQISQPLERKPTYTTAEEAVKVIKSGDVVFVQGAAATPIHLLDAMTKHGKENNLRDITVVHMHTEGPASYCAPECKDIFRSKSLFMGGNVRAAVADGRGDAVPIFLHEIPILFRRKLIQPDVAFVSVSPPDNHGYATLGTSVDCVRAALENSKVIVAQVNKQMPRTFGDSIIHESHFDAAVNVDIPLPEHGGKGMSETETMIGKLIAENLVEDGATLQMGIGNIPDAVLNALHNHKDLGIHSEMFAGGVVDLVKKGCVTNDKKAYHRGRIVGSFLIGTKKLYDFVDNNPFIEMLEINYVNNVGIIARNPKMTAINSAIEVDLTGQVCADSIGTRMYSGFGGQVDFIRGAAEGFDGKGKPIIALPSITNKGQSKIVPTLKPGAGVVTSRAHVHYVVTENGIANLFGKTLRQRAYELIQIAHPDHREALEKAAFERLKTMPSPN